The following proteins are encoded in a genomic region of Thermococcus pacificus:
- a CDS encoding ASCH domain-containing protein, giving the protein MRVYRLRVRDEYLDYIKSGEKRIEVRVAYPQLKGIKPGDKIIFNDEVPAVVTGVKPYETFRQVLREEPIKKIFPDEPSFERAVKRFHNMYPKWKENRYGVIAIRFKLVGEK; this is encoded by the coding sequence ATGAGAGTTTACAGACTTCGCGTTCGCGATGAATACCTCGACTACATAAAGTCGGGGGAGAAGAGGATTGAAGTAAGGGTCGCCTATCCGCAGCTGAAGGGGATAAAGCCCGGCGACAAGATAATCTTCAACGACGAGGTCCCCGCAGTGGTTACTGGCGTTAAACCCTACGAGACGTTCCGCCAGGTCCTCCGCGAGGAGCCGATAAAGAAAATCTTTCCGGACGAACCGAGCTTTGAGAGGGCGGTGAAGAGGTTCCACAACATGTATCCCAAATGGAAGGAGAACCGCTACGGCGTCATAGCGATAAGGTTCAAGCTCGTGGGAGAAAAGTGA
- a CDS encoding class III signal peptide-containing protein — MRRSAQAAIEYLFMLAAVLVLVLIAARIVLNGVKNMNEAIGNYVDQVRQEILEDL; from the coding sequence ATGAGGAGAAGCGCCCAGGCTGCCATTGAGTACCTTTTCATGCTTGCGGCCGTGCTCGTTCTCGTGCTGATAGCGGCGAGGATAGTTCTCAACGGCGTCAAAAACATGAACGAGGCAATAGGGAACTACGTCGACCAGGTGAGGCAGGAGATACTCGAGGACCTCTGA
- a CDS encoding A24 family peptidase C-terminal domain-containing protein, translating to MGYAPLLLGLVMGAITSYTDLKTGFIDDINVFPTLALIGKLRGWEGEESEGLLDKIPIPAVEVGILYYLYLGLKEDNTLLAVSGLVGFVLGLILGLLLYYIGAWASGDVLILAGFSALLPYPPENASLVPPYAVGYPLYPLTILLNSLIAIFPFIFLYAFGVILLRRQFDELRRIFTDGARLTAEVSLWIMAALGFRLILYDFTGVAIVGIWSWLFTIVVIYVLGKFRKAGDVIGLAVLAYLLYTDPLPMARAFLKLLAMLYLFKVFFSLARFMRTGVLMEDVPVEELEEWDILGETVFEREGEVLRDRSDLFTRMKNAVTSADPSLLRPDYGRIIASPTAEGLRREQIEELRKLVEEGKLENRFLRKKSMPFAPALFLGFLISYFWGDIFWWIQVKIAGM from the coding sequence ATGGGATACGCTCCCCTACTTCTGGGGCTGGTTATGGGAGCTATTACTTCATACACCGACCTGAAGACCGGTTTTATAGACGATATAAACGTCTTCCCGACCCTCGCGCTCATCGGAAAGCTGCGAGGATGGGAGGGCGAGGAGAGCGAGGGACTGCTCGATAAAATCCCTATCCCAGCGGTCGAGGTGGGAATCCTTTACTACCTCTACCTTGGGCTTAAGGAGGACAACACCCTTCTCGCGGTCTCCGGGCTGGTAGGCTTCGTCCTCGGCCTCATTCTCGGCCTCCTGCTGTACTACATCGGTGCCTGGGCCAGCGGTGACGTCCTCATCCTCGCGGGCTTCTCGGCCCTGCTTCCTTATCCCCCGGAGAACGCTTCCCTGGTTCCGCCGTACGCGGTCGGCTATCCCCTCTATCCCCTGACGATACTTCTCAACAGCCTCATCGCGATATTCCCTTTCATATTCCTCTACGCCTTCGGCGTTATACTCCTCAGAAGGCAGTTTGACGAGCTCAGGCGCATATTCACCGATGGGGCGAGGCTCACCGCCGAGGTCTCCCTGTGGATAATGGCAGCCCTCGGCTTCAGGCTGATTCTCTACGACTTTACCGGAGTGGCCATAGTGGGGATATGGTCGTGGCTCTTCACGATAGTGGTGATATACGTCCTCGGGAAGTTCAGGAAGGCTGGCGACGTAATCGGACTCGCGGTGCTTGCTTACCTCCTCTACACCGATCCCCTGCCGATGGCGAGGGCTTTCCTTAAGCTTCTGGCGATGCTCTATCTCTTCAAGGTGTTCTTCTCCCTAGCCAGGTTCATGAGAACGGGTGTCCTCATGGAGGATGTGCCCGTTGAGGAGCTCGAGGAGTGGGACATACTCGGGGAGACGGTGTTCGAGAGGGAAGGGGAGGTCCTCAGGGACAGGAGCGACCTCTTCACCCGCATGAAGAACGCCGTAACTTCGGCCGACCCATCCCTCCTCAGACCGGACTACGGGAGGATAATAGCGTCCCCAACCGCGGAGGGCCTTAGGAGAGAGCAGATAGAGGAGCTCAGGAAGCTGGTCGAGGAGGGAAAACTCGAGAACCGCTTTTTGAGGAAAAAGTCCATGCCCTTCGCCCCGGCCCTCTTCCTCGGCTTCCTCATCAGCTACTTCTGGGGCGACATCTTCTGGTGGATTCAGGTGAAGATAGCGGGGATGTGA
- a CDS encoding HAD-IB family phosphatase has product MVRLIAFDLEGTLVKSISSWVELHKKFGTWEKGKEYAELFFSGEIDYVKWAELDSSLWKGHTRDEILEWANSVEYMDGAEELIEFLRKNDFKIAILSSGLMCLAGRIARELGVDYVYANELIFDENGVVTGKVNPLVDFKSKGVILRELKEELKPKLTVAVGDGYNDISMFREADVAIAINPHEGVEGDHNVESLREVKEIIAGLI; this is encoded by the coding sequence ATGGTCAGGCTCATCGCTTTCGACCTTGAGGGAACGCTCGTTAAATCCATCTCGAGCTGGGTGGAGCTGCACAAGAAGTTCGGCACGTGGGAGAAGGGAAAGGAGTACGCCGAGCTCTTCTTCTCTGGAGAAATCGACTACGTGAAGTGGGCCGAGTTAGATTCGTCCCTCTGGAAGGGCCACACGCGGGATGAAATTCTTGAGTGGGCTAATTCCGTTGAGTACATGGACGGCGCAGAGGAGCTCATCGAGTTCCTTAGGAAAAACGACTTCAAAATAGCCATCCTCTCGAGCGGTCTGATGTGCCTCGCTGGGAGGATAGCGCGGGAGCTCGGGGTTGACTACGTCTACGCCAACGAGCTGATATTCGACGAGAATGGAGTCGTTACGGGAAAGGTGAACCCGCTGGTGGACTTCAAGAGCAAGGGAGTCATTCTGCGCGAGCTGAAAGAGGAGTTGAAGCCCAAGCTTACAGTGGCAGTTGGTGACGGCTACAACGACATAAGCATGTTTCGCGAGGCAGACGTTGCGATAGCGATAAACCCGCACGAGGGCGTTGAGGGCGACCACAACGTCGAGAGCCTCAGGGAAGTGAAGGAGATAATCGCCGGCCTGATCTGA
- a CDS encoding protein-L-isoaspartate(D-aspartate) O-methyltransferase, with protein MVDEEELLRRWEKTVEQLFREGVIKSEPVRRAFLKYPRYLFVEERYKKYAHVDEPLPIPAGQTISAPHMVAIMLELADLRPGLNVLEIGTGSGWNAALISELVKTDVYTVERLPELVEFARKNLERAGVKNVHVILGDGSKGFPPKAPYDRIIVTAGAPEVPRPLIQQLNPGGKLIIPVGSYHLWQDLYIIDKTETGKIKKRRWGGVAFVPLVGEYGWNE; from the coding sequence ATGGTCGATGAGGAGGAACTTCTGAGGAGATGGGAGAAAACTGTTGAGCAGCTTTTCCGCGAAGGAGTTATCAAAAGCGAACCCGTTAGGCGGGCTTTTCTGAAGTATCCGCGCTACCTCTTCGTTGAGGAGCGCTATAAGAAGTACGCCCACGTAGACGAGCCACTGCCGATTCCTGCAGGGCAGACTATCTCGGCACCCCATATGGTCGCCATAATGCTGGAGCTCGCCGACTTACGGCCGGGGCTTAACGTTCTCGAGATAGGGACTGGTAGCGGATGGAACGCTGCCCTTATATCTGAACTCGTGAAGACCGATGTTTACACCGTGGAGAGGCTCCCCGAGCTTGTCGAGTTCGCGAGAAAGAACCTTGAGAGGGCGGGGGTTAAGAACGTCCATGTAATCCTCGGGGACGGTAGCAAGGGATTCCCTCCCAAAGCCCCATACGACAGGATAATCGTGACTGCCGGGGCACCGGAGGTGCCGAGGCCACTCATTCAACAGCTCAACCCGGGGGGAAAGCTCATAATCCCAGTCGGAAGCTACCATCTCTGGCAGGATCTGTACATCATCGATAAGACCGAGACGGGGAAAATCAAAAAGAGGCGCTGGGGTGGCGTTGCCTTCGTGCCCCTGGTCGGGGAATACGGCTGGAACGAGTAG